In one Nocardia tengchongensis genomic region, the following are encoded:
- a CDS encoding SGNH/GDSL hydrolase family protein, translating to MTERTETTDPYTLSDAAAAAMLQTVPFRRLAVIGDSTAAGTGDPWPGYETRPWADRLGHWLQAAHPGAGYLNTGVPGAVIAEVREQQLDALDAFGPDLVIISCGGNDLFLRGAELPDVETALDELCARATTTGAQPMMFTLADRFLGRMAPFQPRFAEFADIVRRVAHRHDALLTEFWDHPARLRPDWLSADLIHLTMAGHAVVAAELAKTFARHAARDLPAQLIARP from the coding sequence ATGACCGAGCGCACCGAAACCACCGACCCCTACACACTCTCCGACGCCGCGGCCGCCGCCATGCTGCAGACGGTGCCGTTCCGGCGGCTCGCCGTCATCGGCGACTCCACCGCCGCCGGCACCGGCGACCCGTGGCCCGGCTACGAAACCCGGCCCTGGGCAGACCGATTGGGCCACTGGCTGCAGGCCGCCCACCCCGGCGCGGGCTATCTCAATACCGGCGTGCCCGGCGCGGTCATCGCCGAGGTGCGCGAGCAGCAACTCGATGCGCTCGACGCGTTCGGCCCCGACCTGGTGATCATCAGCTGCGGCGGCAACGACCTGTTCCTGCGTGGAGCCGAACTGCCCGACGTGGAAACCGCCCTCGACGAACTGTGCGCGCGAGCCACCACGACGGGCGCACAACCGATGATGTTCACCCTCGCCGACCGCTTCCTCGGGCGCATGGCCCCGTTCCAGCCACGATTCGCCGAATTCGCCGACATCGTGCGCCGGGTCGCGCACCGCCACGACGCCCTGCTCACCGAATTCTGGGACCACCCCGCGCGACTGCGCCCCGACTGGCTCTCCGCCGACCTCATCCACCTCACCATGGCCGGGCACGCCGTCGTCGCCGCCGAACTCGCCAAGACCTTCGCCCGCCACGCCGCCCGCGACCTCCCGGCGCAGCTCATCGCCCGGCCCTGA
- a CDS encoding MFS transporter has translation MRTVLIPVRPLTQRARHDRHHPTPAPSGRRRTPDTRHQQPARPTRPARRLRRGLHVLPRPVRGQHRLPRHHPRLPRHRGHHPHLGGQRLRRRLRRPAHPRGQLADTLGRGRVFLTALAGFALTSLLCALAPGADWLIAGRFLQGGAAAFLIPAGLALVLGSTPPERVGMAMAAWTAAGGFAATVGPAVGGALVDWFGWRSVFVINVPIAAALIAAGWRLARAEHRQPHGLPDLLGAAATGLGIGTVVAAVTQGQQWGWTDPRTLGSGLGGIALLTLALWRSRRHPRPAIAIGLWRSRSYALVNAVSFVFGATMFAWLLAGPLWLDAVWQYSVLRAAAAMSVGAAASMITAVLAGRAPVPWQRWLGVLGALMFAASTFYMSTGAFDATPALWSAWVPAGILGGGGIGILVTVLGTAAARSLPPQRFAAGVGMNITARQSGGALGVALLAAVFAAHPREPLTAFHTLFALCAAIAVATAVLAALPIRTQEPTP, from the coding sequence GTGCGTACAGTTTTGATTCCGGTCCGACCCCTTACGCAGAGAGCCCGTCATGACCGACACCACCCAACGCCCGCCCCTTCCGGACGCCGCCGCACCCCCGACACCCGCCACCAGCAACCGGCCCGCCCGACTCGCCCTGCTCGTCGCCTCCGGCGCGGCCTTCATGTCCTTCCTCGACCTGTCCGTGGTCAACATCGCCTTCCCCGCCATCACCCGCGACTACCCCGGCACCGCGGCCACCACCCTCACCTGGGTGGTCAGCGGCTACGCCGTCGCCTTCGCCGCCCTGCTCACCCCCGCGGACAACTCGCCGACACCCTGGGCCGCGGCCGCGTCTTCCTCACCGCCCTGGCCGGATTCGCCCTCACCTCCCTGCTGTGCGCGCTGGCGCCCGGCGCGGACTGGCTCATCGCCGGACGCTTCCTGCAGGGCGGCGCCGCCGCGTTCCTCATCCCCGCCGGACTCGCCCTCGTCCTGGGCAGCACCCCGCCCGAACGCGTCGGCATGGCCATGGCCGCCTGGACCGCGGCCGGCGGATTCGCCGCCACCGTCGGCCCGGCCGTGGGCGGCGCGCTCGTCGACTGGTTCGGGTGGCGTTCGGTTTTCGTGATCAACGTGCCCATCGCGGCCGCGCTCATCGCCGCCGGATGGCGACTGGCCCGCGCCGAACACCGGCAACCGCACGGACTGCCCGACCTGCTCGGGGCGGCGGCCACCGGACTGGGCATCGGCACCGTCGTCGCTGCCGTCACCCAAGGGCAGCAATGGGGTTGGACCGATCCGCGCACCCTGGGCAGCGGACTGGGCGGAATCGCCCTGCTGACCCTGGCACTGTGGCGCTCGCGGCGGCATCCCCGCCCGGCCATCGCCATCGGACTGTGGCGCAGCCGCAGCTACGCCCTCGTCAACGCCGTGTCCTTCGTCTTCGGCGCCACCATGTTCGCGTGGCTGCTGGCCGGACCACTGTGGCTCGACGCGGTGTGGCAGTACTCGGTGCTGCGCGCGGCCGCGGCGATGAGCGTCGGCGCGGCCGCGTCCATGATCACCGCGGTACTCGCCGGACGCGCACCCGTGCCCTGGCAGCGGTGGCTGGGCGTGCTGGGCGCGTTGATGTTCGCCGCCTCCACCTTCTATATGAGCACCGGCGCATTCGACGCCACCCCCGCACTGTGGTCGGCGTGGGTGCCCGCCGGAATCCTCGGCGGCGGCGGGATCGGCATCCTGGTCACCGTGCTGGGCACCGCCGCCGCGCGCTCGCTGCCGCCGCAGCGATTCGCCGCCGGGGTCGGCATGAACATCACCGCCCGCCAGTCCGGAGGCGCGCTCGGAGTCGCCTTGCTGGCAGCGGTTTTCGCCGCCCATCCCCGAGAACCGCTGACCGCCTTCCACACCCTGTTCGCCCTGTGCGCCGCCATCGCCGTCGCCACGGCCGTGCTCGCGGCGCTGCCGATCCGCACCCAGGAGCCCACCCCATGA
- a CDS encoding helix-turn-helix transcriptional regulator, with amino-acid sequence MVTNGAKVLGALADDTRRAIFESLPQGPKSVGEIAHALGVTSSAVSQHLKILREARLVMMRPQGNRRLYSLDPRGLADARDYLEQFWPSAIAAYSAALSTAEAEPPPEQ; translated from the coding sequence GTGGTCACTAACGGAGCGAAGGTGCTGGGCGCGCTCGCGGACGACACCCGGCGCGCGATCTTCGAGTCCCTGCCGCAGGGGCCGAAGTCGGTCGGTGAGATCGCCCATGCGCTGGGCGTCACCAGTTCGGCGGTCTCCCAGCATCTGAAGATCCTGCGCGAGGCCCGCCTGGTCATGATGCGACCGCAGGGCAACCGCCGCCTCTACTCCCTGGACCCGCGCGGCCTGGCCGATGCCCGCGACTATCTCGAACAGTTCTGGCCGAGTGCTATCGCCGCCTATTCGGCCGCGCTGTCCACCGCGGAGGCCGAGCCGCCACCCGAGCAGTAG
- a CDS encoding M23 family metallopeptidase, with translation MPVTDSLSRFRGTSRYRAAATRAAAVTALVGASMAALAATSPDATHDAVAIASASADTQFTAFTPREAQEPQIVPQPVLDYLNSLNIQLPPLPGLPTPGHPATVRPVDGPLTSGFGIRWGAMHAGIDFGEGFGAPIRAVTDGTVIEAGPASGFGLWVRVQQDDGTIGVYGHMQDILVQVGQPLRAGDVLATVGSRGYSTGPHLHYEVHTAPGAPIDPIGWLAARGVDFGVPAAD, from the coding sequence ATGCCCGTAACCGATTCGTTATCCCGCTTCCGGGGAACCAGCCGATACCGAGCAGCCGCGACCCGTGCCGCCGCCGTCACCGCCCTCGTCGGCGCCTCGATGGCCGCCCTCGCTGCCACCAGCCCCGACGCCACCCACGACGCCGTGGCCATCGCCTCCGCCTCCGCGGACACCCAGTTCACCGCATTCACCCCGCGTGAGGCCCAAGAGCCGCAGATCGTGCCGCAGCCGGTGCTGGACTACCTGAACAGCCTCAATATCCAGCTGCCCCCACTGCCGGGCCTGCCCACCCCGGGCCACCCCGCCACCGTGCGCCCCGTCGACGGGCCGCTCACCTCCGGCTTCGGCATCCGCTGGGGCGCCATGCACGCCGGCATCGACTTCGGCGAGGGCTTCGGCGCCCCGATCCGCGCCGTCACCGACGGTACCGTCATCGAGGCCGGCCCCGCCTCGGGCTTCGGCCTGTGGGTGCGCGTGCAGCAGGACGACGGCACCATCGGCGTCTACGGCCACATGCAGGACATCCTGGTCCAGGTCGGCCAGCCGCTGCGGGCCGGCGACGTGCTCGCCACCGTCGGCAGCCGCGGCTACTCCACCGGACCGCACCTGCACTACGAGGTGCACACCGCCCCCGGCGCGCCCATCGACCCGATCGGCTGGCTGGCCGCGCGCGGCGTCGACTTCGGCGTCCCCGCCGCAGACTAG
- a CDS encoding RNA polymerase-binding protein RbpA, with amino-acid sequence MADRVLRGSRLGAVSYETDRDHDLAPRRMARYRTDNGEEFDVPFADDAEIPPTWLCRNGQEGTLMEGTTQEPKKVKPPRTHWDMLLERRSKEELEELLQERMDLIKSRRRG; translated from the coding sequence ATGGCAGATCGCGTACTCCGGGGGTCTCGGCTCGGAGCGGTGAGCTACGAGACCGACCGCGACCACGACCTGGCGCCGCGTCGGATGGCGCGGTACCGCACCGACAACGGCGAGGAATTCGACGTCCCCTTCGCCGACGACGCGGAGATCCCGCCCACCTGGCTGTGCCGCAACGGCCAGGAAGGCACCCTCATGGAGGGCACCACCCAGGAACCCAAGAAGGTCAAGCCGCCGCGCACCCACTGGGACATGCTGCTCGAGCGTCGCAGCAAGGAAGAGCTCGAGGAGTTGCTGCAGGAGCGCATGGACCTGATCAAGTCCCGCCGCCGCGGCTGA
- a CDS encoding glycosyltransferase family 9 protein produces the protein MAVVLVLRARGLGDLLTAVPALRALRRARPGDHIALAAPHRLKSIVDLIACVDEMVPVSDPVGLRWDGPAPALAVNLHGPGADGIVELSRTAPDRILTYRNPAFPDLPGPAWEPDMHDVDRWCHLLESDGIAADRRNLGLVPPVATTSHRDAVVVHIGAGAAARRWPADRFAAVVRHLLVQDREVVLTGDESERETAFGIASRAGLSPARVLAGQQNLIELAATVAEAALVVCGDTGVAHLATAFGTRTVLLFGPNPPSRSGPPPHLLGRHAVLWAGQAGDPDAEDIDPGLLKIGVPEVVNAVDKQLRKRPWPGTGLDRRAQQAYRRVG, from the coding sequence GTGGCGGTTGTACTAGTGCTGCGGGCACGCGGACTCGGTGACCTGCTCACCGCGGTCCCCGCCCTGCGCGCGTTGCGCCGGGCCCGGCCCGGCGACCACATCGCACTCGCCGCCCCCCACCGCCTCAAATCGATCGTCGACCTCATCGCCTGCGTCGACGAGATGGTCCCCGTCAGCGACCCCGTCGGCCTGCGCTGGGACGGCCCCGCACCCGCCCTCGCGGTCAACCTGCACGGCCCCGGCGCCGACGGCATCGTCGAACTGTCGCGCACCGCGCCCGACCGCATCCTGACCTACCGCAATCCGGCCTTCCCCGACCTGCCCGGCCCCGCCTGGGAACCCGACATGCACGACGTGGACCGCTGGTGCCACCTGCTCGAATCCGACGGCATCGCCGCCGACCGCCGCAACCTCGGCCTGGTCCCGCCGGTGGCCACCACCAGCCACCGCGACGCCGTGGTCGTGCACATCGGCGCGGGCGCGGCCGCCCGGCGCTGGCCCGCGGACCGTTTCGCCGCGGTCGTCCGCCATCTGTTGGTCCAGGATCGCGAAGTCGTGCTGACCGGTGACGAATCCGAACGTGAGACCGCGTTCGGCATCGCCTCCCGCGCGGGACTCTCACCGGCGCGAGTCCTCGCAGGACAGCAGAACCTCATCGAACTGGCCGCCACCGTCGCCGAAGCCGCCCTCGTGGTGTGCGGCGATACCGGCGTCGCACACCTGGCCACCGCGTTCGGCACCCGCACCGTGCTGCTGTTCGGCCCCAACCCGCCCAGCCGCAGCGGCCCGCCCCCGCACCTGCTCGGCCGCCACGCCGTGCTGTGGGCCGGCCAGGCCGGCGACCCCGACGCCGAGGACATCGACCCCGGACTGCTGAAGATCGGCGTCCCGGAAGTGGTCAACGCCGTCGACAAACAACTGCGCAAACGCCCCTGGCCCGGCACCGGCCTCGACCGCCGCGCCCAGCAGGCCTACCGCCGCGTCGGCTGA
- a CDS encoding copper chaperone PCu(A)C codes for MSQMPFCHSFRFRTGGFARRVGAAAAVTTLALLPVACSSSQTSSSSPATAASAISLTDQWIKAADSGMSAAFGTLANASDQPVNLVAASSPASARVEIHEVVADASGDKAMRPKAGGLVIPAHGTAILKPGAEHLMFIDLKAPLRTGSEAALTLTFSDGSTKTVNAQVRDFAGGKENYQPSGDNAAHGG; via the coding sequence ATGTCCCAGATGCCCTTCTGCCACAGCTTCCGCTTCCGCACCGGCGGGTTCGCGCGCCGGGTGGGCGCGGCCGCGGCGGTGACGACGCTGGCGTTGCTGCCCGTCGCCTGCTCGTCCTCGCAGACCTCCTCGTCCTCGCCCGCCACCGCGGCGTCGGCGATCAGCCTGACCGATCAGTGGATCAAGGCGGCCGACAGCGGGATGTCGGCCGCGTTCGGCACCCTCGCCAATGCCTCCGATCAGCCGGTGAATCTGGTCGCGGCCAGCAGCCCGGCCTCGGCGCGGGTGGAGATCCACGAGGTCGTGGCCGACGCCTCCGGCGACAAGGCGATGCGCCCCAAGGCGGGCGGCCTGGTCATTCCCGCGCACGGCACCGCGATCCTCAAGCCCGGCGCGGAACATCTCATGTTCATCGACCTGAAGGCCCCGCTGCGCACCGGCTCGGAAGCCGCGCTGACCCTCACCTTCTCCGACGGCTCCACCAAGACCGTCAACGCGCAGGTGCGCGACTTCGCCGGCGGCAAAGAGAACTACCAGCCCTCCGGCGACAACGCCGCCCACGGTGGCTGA
- a CDS encoding YnfA family protein, producing the protein MTVLRSIVLFGLAAVAEIGGAWLIWQGVREHRGWAWMGAGVLALGCYGFVATLQPDAHFGRILAAYGGVFVAGSLLWGMVFDGFRPDRWDVAGALVCLLGVALIMYAPRG; encoded by the coding sequence ATGACCGTGTTGCGATCGATCGTGCTGTTCGGGCTGGCCGCCGTCGCCGAAATCGGGGGCGCGTGGCTGATCTGGCAGGGGGTCCGCGAGCACCGCGGCTGGGCGTGGATGGGGGCCGGGGTGCTCGCACTGGGCTGCTACGGGTTCGTGGCCACCCTGCAACCCGACGCCCACTTCGGGCGGATCCTGGCCGCCTACGGGGGCGTGTTCGTGGCAGGATCGCTGCTGTGGGGCATGGTGTTCGACGGCTTCCGGCCCGACCGGTGGGATGTGGCCGGGGCGCTGGTGTGCCTGCTCGGAGTCGCGCTCATCATGTACGCGCCACGCGGATAG